In Camelina sativa cultivar DH55 chromosome 13, Cs, whole genome shotgun sequence, the genomic window GGGTAGATTGAAGGAGGCCGAAAGCCTTTTGTCGAGAATGCAAGTAACTGCTGGTATTACAATGGATCATGTTCCTTTTTTGATACTAGTAAAGAAATATACCAGATTGCAGCGACCAGAGGAGGCGCATTTAGTTTACAAAAAGTGGTTAGTGACGAGAAACGGAGGAGTTTCATGTCCAAGCATCCTAAAGCACATGCATACAGAAGAACAGTAATGCGTTGGTTCAATCGATAAAGAGAGCAAGTTTATCCTTCCTGAAAGGCCCTTGATTAATAGTTTGATGGACATCTGAGTTAAgttcagtttcttttgaaaacatAGAAGATCTGACATGANNNNNNNNNNNNNNNNNNNNNNNNNNNNNNNNNNNNNNNNNNNNNNNNNNNNNNNNNNNNNNNNNNNNNNNNNNNNNNNNNNNNNNNNNNNNNNNNNNNNNNNNNNNNNNNNNNNNNNNNNNNNNNNNNNNNNNNNNNNNNNNNNNNNNNNNNNNNNNNNNNNNNNNNNNNNNNNNNNNNNNNNNNNNNNNNNNNNNNNNNNNNNNNNNNNNNNNNNNNNNNNNNNNNNNNNNNNNNNNNNNNCTAATTCAGTTGTGTACAATGTCATTATTCGTGGGTTATGTTCGAGTGGAAACATGGTAGCTGCTTATGGGTTCATGTGTGACATGGTAAAGAGGGGAGTAAACCCTGATCTTTTCACTTACAACACTCTCATAAGCGCCTTGTGCAAAGAGGGAAAGTTTGATGAGGCGTGTGATCTGCATGGTACCATGCAAAATGTCGGTGTTGCTCCTGATCAGATCTCATACAAAGTTATCATTCAAGGTCTATGTATACAAGGAGATGTGGACAGGGCCAACGAGTTCCTTCTAAGCATGCTAAAAAGTTCTTTGCTTCCAGAGGTTCTGCTATGGAATGTTGTTATTGATGGTTATGGAAGATGTGGGGATACTAGCAGTGCTTTATCTGTCCTAAATCTAATGCTTTCTTACGGTGTTAAACCAAATATTTACACCAACAATGCGTTGATTCATGGGTATGTGAAAGGCAAAAGGTTCTTTGACGCATGGCGGTTCAAGAATCAAATGCGATCTACCGAAATCCACCCAGATACTACCACCTATAATCTGCTAGTAGGTGCTGCTTGTACATGGGGTCGCTTGGGGTTGGCGTTTCAGTTGTGTGATGAAATGCTGAAATGGGGATGTCAACCTGATATCATTACTTATACTGAGCTGGTTAGAGGGCTCTGTTGGAAGGGTAGATTGAAGGAGGCCGAAAGCCTTTTGTCGAGAATGCAAGTAACTGCTGGTATTACAATGGATCATGTTCCTTTTTTGATACTAGTAAAGAAATATACCAGATTGCAGCGACCAGAGGAGGCGCATTTAGTTTACAAAAAGTGGTTAGTGACGAGAAACGGAGGAGTTTCATGTCCAAGCATCCTAAAGCACATGCATACAGAAGAACAGTAATGCGTTGGTTCAATCGATAAAGAGAGCAAGTTTATCCTTCCTGAAAGGCCCTTGATTAATAGTTTGATGGACATCTGAGTTAAgttcagtttcttttgaaaacatAGAAGATCTGACATGAGGAACAACAGAACCCGGTTCCAGATTAAACCAACACATTACATGAGGAACAACAGAATCTTGGTGGAGTCACAAGAAGTCGCTTTGTTACATGCGAGGAATCCTCAAATGGTATCCCTCTGTTCCTTGTTTTGGGGAACATTTAAAATGTTTTCTTCGCATCTCTCACAAACTATAGTTACGCTCAGGTTTTGATGGATGATTTGGGAGTTCGGCACTCACAGGGCTGTTTCTTCAATAACTCCCAATGTACTTTATTGTCTGAAACATCCTTTCATTACAATTTACTTGAAAAATGTGAATACGTCCCTTGCAAGCATGATTTTTGGGTCGAGTACAAGTGTTGTATTATGCTTATTGCAATACAACTTTATTATACTGGTATAGTTGACACTCAGTTGACGCGTCATGTGAAAGTTTATCATGTACAAGATACTACTAACATAAATCTCCATCCTTTTGTCTTCATTGAACCATAACTTCttaatatctatataaacactatcctaaaattttcaaattaagaAAGAGGCTTTTGTTACAACAATAAAATTACTGGGGAATGGTTGGAAAGAAAAGAACTAACCCAGCTTTACTAGTCAAACATGTATTATTTGTGGAGGTTAACgtaaatatcaaaaatacatatagTATAATAAAGAGTTTTTTAACGAATGAGCCCCATTCTCAAACCAAAGTTGTGGGTTCTACCACATTCACTTCGTCCTTTTGCGATTTACTacattataaatttgaaaagacccatataatataattttgaagttGTGTCGAtggttttcccaaaaaaaataaataatttgaatttagaATATGGAAACCGTGTATGTCCTATCTTTTCAACTTCTCGTCTGATTAAtggttttaattagttttttttttctttttctttactacTCGACCTCTTCGTCTCTCCCACTTAATACCCAACCCGAGAGATAGTCATACAAGTTTACTGCTAATTTCGTCGGAGCTTCTCACAGTCGCCGGTGTTTCTATGTTTAACCATAATTGCGCACGGTGGAACTTGTATGTTTAACCATCTATTCTGCAATTATCACATAATTGCAGATTCGTTTATTGCTGATTCTGTTTTTATCCTATCAGATTGAACTGCAACTTGAACGGTGCCCCCCCCTGCGGAAATGGAAACTAAAGGTGACGTCGGTCAGCACACCGTAGATCCTTCAGCAGTGGGCATGACCCCCAATTTAACTTTATTCAGAAGAAAGTACTATTGGAGATGTTGTCGATTCTGCTGACCCAGTTTTGTCGTAAGTTGTAACGGaactttataaaactttattatcTATTGCTTCTTGTAGACCATCTTATTAAAGTCGATATCGTTTTGTCTACACAGAGGTACCCCCGCAGTTGAGAACAACGCAGATCCTCCAGCTGTGGTCCCTTCCCCCAACTTTGTCCTTATTCCCGAAAGTACATTTGTGGAAGCTCTCGAATATGCTGACCCAATTGTGGAGGATCTCGAATCTTCTTCTCAAATTATGGGGTAAGTGATAAATGGACATATATTCTCTTATTTTGTCTGTGGACAaccatgtttttatttttggatgattttgTCTACACAGAGATCTTGGAGATTCTCATCAGCCTACCTCAGACCATGTTGAAACCAACGATGGACATCTTCCTGTGGGGTAAGTGATAAATGGACATATATTCTCTCATTTTATCCGTGgacaaaattgtttttaattgtgGGTGATTTTGTCTACACAGAGATCTTGGATATTCTCATAAGCCTACTTCAGATCGTGTTGAAACCAACGATGGACATCCGAACGTTCATAACCAGAAGATGATACCACTGCTATTATTGCATTGTTTATTGGGATGCCGCTTTGGTTTCCCGCTTACACAACAACATCCTCATTCTCGTCCTCCTCTACGTTCGTCCTCACCATGTTAGGATCCCAATCCTGAGGATACTCCATGTTAATTCTTTCAGTCCACTCATCGTAATTATACTCCAGACTGTTGTCCCCTTCCATAAAATTGTCCACAACTGGTTCTAAAGTGGACAATGGTTCTACAGTAGACAATGGATCAACAACATTACCACAAGTGGGTACTATGTCTACGTTAATCAGATTGTCCCCCATTTCTCTCAGCTCGGTCACCGGTACATCACAAAGGCTTCCCCATTGCCCACTTCCTCAGCATGGTCAACAACCAATAAATTGTTGACCACAAGGTCAACCACCATTATATTGTCCCCCGATTCTACTTCAGTAACCACATTGACTTCATACAGACCATCTCTAACATTGTTGTCCATTTCCCCATTGTCCACCAAAAGAGCTTTTGTGGACAACACCTGAATATCATTGTCTACTTTAGAAAACTTATCCAAATTTCCAGAGTTGTCCACAACTTTTGTCATCTTAGCCTTATGACTTGCTTCTATCTGCTCCACAAACGCCACCAAAACTTCATCATCAAgcccatcgtcttcttcttccacatccaTACCAACGCACTCGTTTCCAATTTCGTCACTCTTTTCTATAACAGCTGCCGACCCATTAAAATTCACATAGAGATATAGTCCACCATAATTGGCCATCAACCCCTTGAACTGATTCCAATCAATTTCTGAGTTTAACGCAACCGGAGGCATTTTTCCTTGACTCATAACCCCCACATCCCCTCTAAAGCAAAAGCTCAGGTTTATGGTGGTCTCCAATACTCGGACCCTGAACACTTGGCTGATTATCTCTTTCAACTCTACCAATGACGTCCCGCTGTTATACCCTACACACCTAGACAATTCTCCCACGCGAGGAACAAATTTCCAAATCCCGCTGGGTGCACAAGTCCACTCACCAACTAAAACACATACACTCTCTTCCATATCTTAAAAATTTCACGCCTAGTTATTTGagataaattttcaaaaaataaatcttttataCTACAATAAGATGGACAATAAATGCAACAAACTGAATACcagctcaaaaaaaaaaaaaaaaaaaaacaNACACAATAAATACTAACCTACCTGCGAATTCGTCCACCATAAAAACCTCAATATCTTCATCTTCTACGCTTAAACGGTGACAGACAATTCCTTATCTTTAATTTAGGGAtaattctctttattttatgcTTCATTTTCTTCATGCTTCCTTTTACCCAGCAGCCCCCCCCCTTTTTCCACATTAAATGCCAATTCAACTTGTCGATATTATTAATGTCCCTGAGTCCACCGAACATGAAGTATATTTCGCAGCAAGAGATGTACCACATGGTAGAAGCGTCATTTGATATCTCTCCTTTTGGTACATTGAAAAAGGTTTCTGAAATGTGGTATAATTGAAAACTTCTATATCCAATGTGGTACATTGGACTAAATTCcctataataaaatcatacaatGTTCTTTAGTTTagtcttctaattttttttttatccacaTCAATTTCTctaatgttttagaaaaactTGGAAGATGAGATCAAATCAAAAGAGGAGGatcatacatatttttattttacctgtaaaaaattaaagaaaatttatcaaagatgttagatatttttaaaatcaaatcagagAGAAAAAAGCACAcatagaaaaactaaaaaaaagaaagtagaaaAACAAAGCATATATAATGCGGACAgtagtaacaaaaacaaaatttcaccttataaatataagatttttaaaagaaaatttttcatTATTCTACTTACcctccaaaaaaaagaaagaatatatatgttacactttaaaagaaaattgttataaacttaaaattttgggAGAAATAACATtgatttgatgaaatattaattttatcttaCTTTTTACGAATCTATTTTTCTGAAATTAAGtccttaaaacaaaagaaaaatctatgaaaatgaaaagattttttggaaaataaaagatttaatttCCTTATCTTTAAAAAACTCATATGATGAATATTTTGAAGACCAAAATATGGTGATGTATTCTATATCTCACATCAGCATAGAGAGATTCTCCAATTCAGCTTTTCAAATATCTCGGTCCAACaatcaataacataaaaaaataagaaaaatcagttatttagaagggaaaaaaactaaacacaaaaaataaaacaaaatatgagaaattttgatatatataaaaaaagatgatgttCATGAAAGAAAATTACTCAAAAGTTTATTATCACCATGATGTTCATGACcaagatgatagtctttttcGTTTAGGGTGAAAAAATCTgtagcataattaaaaaaaataacaggtAGGATTAGCAAAAATTAGATCTaaaattctttatttataatgcatataaaaccaaatttggccatgaaaaaaaaaacaaaaaaaaacataccttaTGATCCTATTTTATTGTCATGATTACAATTGAGCTGcataaaaaacaatacaaaatatataatagtgaTGCAGATTGTGAAGAAATCTATTATTTTTTAGCAtagaagaattgaaaaaaaaaacactactgACAAAGTAGTACGAATGAGTTTATTTGGTAGATTGACGTTTGGATAGGTTATTTATAGTGTTAGGTacaatatcaaatcaaataaatattggTGAGCAAGTAAagagatattttaaatataatgattattacgaaaaaattcataagatttacaatttatttagatatatatatatatatatttgataaaattattttattttttccaaaaaaaggaTCTTTTAACCGTTATCCTTCTTTGTCGACGAACCTGAGAGGTTCCTCCACTTAAATTTTCTTGCAAATTCTCAAAGAGATCTGTGAGCTCTCTACTCTACGAGCGCCGATTTCTTGCCTTATACATTGTTCATCAtgaattcttcttttttattatgCTCTCCTTTTCCCTTCATTTTCTCAACCTGTTTTcttaaccaaatcaaatctctctcagaaacaacaataaaaaatggGAATGAGCTCTAGATGTCCACAGGTGATTTTACTGTAGTAGCTCACCACAAATCAATTAGAGtcaaaacaataatcaaatcatatatattttgagCATGTTCCAATCATTAAACAACTATAATTTCATTGAGCATGTTCCAATCATTAAACAACTATAACTTCATTGGGCACAGGAGATGAcataaagttttttattttatttttaaactaaaatttgcTCCACAATATACTTAATAAATATGTctagttaaaatattaattacaacataaaacgaagtttgtcaacaaaaattgaaaaaattaaacatgGTTCACTGTATAAGATTTAATTTGTCCAACAACACTTAAAATTTCATTCACAATATAAACTAAAGATAATAAGAAATCTTTTAATAGTAgtcattttattaatatttgtttaaatgaatatattttactctacaaaataaaataaaaagaaataacttAAGTATTGGGAAATGTAGAGAATAAAAATcgattattttcttataattggtGATTTAagcaatgatttttttttatttttttttcaattttaatgggTACTATTTTGTACTGATAAGAAATACGTTACCGAACTGAAATGCCTGATAACAGAACCAAACATTTATTTCGGATAACTTCAGTAGGATTTTTGTAGATAAACCTTGTTTTTGTCACTgagagatttttgtttcttctatagAGAATCAGTTAAATATAAACAATGATAATGTATATACTTATGAAGTACGCATTCACAAATCTATCTTCATATATGATACGAAAATTTTCAATAATCAAACAATTCATAGATTAAACTCATTATATATGTATCTCCTACACTTTGGCTTCTGATTTTATAATCACACCATTTGTATCACAACTACCacctagagaagaagaagaagacctctGATACGTCGCATTTGATCTTCTAACAGAGGCCAGGGGCTGATCCGTTAACATCATCAAGCCGCTTCATCATCCAGTCGATGATATCACGACCGACATCCTCACGCTTAGGTTCAAAGAGAAGGTCGTGTAAGAAACCATCATAGAGTTTGATCTCTTTGAAAACTGATGGTGCCTAATTATACAAATCTTGTGAAGCTAGTGGATCAGTGACTTTGTCCGCTGTACCATGGAGAACAAAGAAAGGTATTGTAATATACTTGAAATTTCGGGTCAAGTAAGCTGTTATGCGAAGAATCTCATGGCCTGTTCGGACTCTTATTGGACCCGTGTAGACTAACGGATCGGAGTACTTGGCTAAGAGAGCTTCAGGGTCTCTTGCCTCTCTTGTTTGCTCCTTTGAATTGGAACCTTGGGGCGACCAATGAGAAGATTGGAGCTATTGCCTACAAAGAAACATATGATCTAACGATCACCCACAAAATTCTCCAGCCGAGTATGACAAAGCATCTAACTTGAATACAGCAAAGGAGACTGACTTACCCCGACAATGGGATGAGCGGGTATGACACGAAGTGCAGGTGATGTTAGGATAATGCCAGCTAACTTATCTTCAATAGAGGCAGATGAAGCTGCCTATATGAACAAAAGGTAAACCCATAAGTCAGGACATTTGTAAACAATAAAATCTTGAAGGGAGCTTCAAATGTACCAGATAATGTACCTTCAAAACCACAACACCAGTAGAGTGACCAAAGAGGAAACACTGAACCCACAGGTTCTCAGACCTAATGTTTTCCGAAAAAAAGCTTTCTGTATATTTCAAATTAAGAcaccaaatcacaaaccaacaacttcaaatatataacaaacattCCTCTAGtttcatcacaaaaaaaaaacaaaacaattgatATTTGTAAAATCGTGAATTTACAGTGTCGGCAACAACTCCAACAATTTTCAAAGTTGACTTtctatgtttcatttttttaaaaagattagagaaatcAATTTTCAAAGTTGACTTTCtcagaatatttttaaaattttgtgataatttcatatatattttttaagattagTTGACCGTAGTGTATTTATAATAGTTAAAgatgtttttgttcttatttatggctatttagtaataaataatataaacagaTTTTAAACGTTTACTTTTTCCATGTGGCTCCATCAGAGCCTTTTTATCTAGGCATTGGTCCACTTAGATTTTATTCTTAAAGATAAACACTTTAATGTTATGTCAACAAGTTATTTACTTAAAAAGTTAAGTGACCAATAAAGAGATAGAATTCACAATAGGCAAATTTAACCACAGAGTCCCCTATGAAGATACCAGAATTTAGTCACTGATCTCGTATTAGCCCATCGAGGATCTGAGAATCCTTTGATCTAAAAATCTGAACCTGCAGCATAAAGCAAACCCTTGTCCAGTGCTTCCTTTTGAGATAATGTAAAACCTTCACTAAATTATCCTTTGATGTGAAATTATGAATCTGCAGCATCAAACAACCCTTATCCAGTGGTTCCTTTAAATTGTAAAACCTTCAATGTATTCTGCATATGTGGATGGCGAGGTGTTGATGACTAATGGCATAAACTGTTCACAGCAAATGACAGATCAGGTCTAATGATAGTGGTCTTTACACTAAACTCCTATAATATCTGCATCCATCAAGAAGTTCTCCACTATCTGCTGACAATTTTACAGCAGACTCCATAGGAACTGTATCTTAACCTGATTCACCCGGGATTTGAAGCTGATCCTTGTGCTGACAGATAGTGGTCGTAACACCCTAAACCCAGTGTCGGCCGACACCATCTGAACCTGATGACACGCAGGATTAGCTAGttaaaacctaatgtgcactcaaccacgatctagttgtatcgtcgtaacacttcaggatcgaatccacagagaccaaataatgcactatgaaattatgaagATTAAATATAGttaagacaaaagaggaagtttTGTGAAACAAGCaatctaaataaaaaaggaaatcaaataagctgttttaaatcaaaaaggaaatattggatGGTTAGATGGGGATGCGTTAaacaccgttctagaactcaaatcacggttgtaaagctaacctacttccgCAGAGTTAACTATCTATGTAATGtattcactaaaccctaaaccgtcgtttggacctagcaaaccaagcaagcaataacaagttcaagtttgataagttcacaagGTGCCAcaacttcaacttccgttggctaaggtccatcttgctcacctatgttcttttctagcaactcaacaacactttcggtgccccgatgaatttaacctatgatcataaactacgtagctaatctagtttaggttttaagaacaacaatagatgaaaaacaaaatagatcaaCCCCAAATCTAGATCACCATcattagagaatcataaacctctttgaaacccgaaacccaatagaGAAACTACTCAAAcatggagaaacagaaacaacaaatcaaagatgaagaaagcataattgaattgcaaaagaatagaaaatagggtttagaaatcttc contains:
- the LOC109125153 gene encoding pentatricopeptide repeat-containing protein At5g24830-like, whose product is NSVVYNVIIRGLCSSGNMVAAYGFMCDMVKRGVNPDLFTYNTLISALCKEGKFDEACDLHGTMQNVGVAPDQISYKVIIQGLCIQGDVDRANEFLLSMLKSSLLPEVLLWNVVIDGYGRCGDTSSALSVLNLMLSYGVKPNIYTNNALIHGYVKGKRFFDAWRFKNQMRSTEIHPDTTTYNLLVGAACTWGRLGLAFQLCDEMLKWGCQPDIITYTELVRGLCWKGRLKEAESLLSRMQVTAGITMDHVPFLILVKKYTRLQRPEEAHLVYKKWLVTRNGGVSCPSILKHMHTEEQ